CCCTTCTTGTCGACGCGGAAGTTGACCTGTCCGCCTTTGGCATTTTTGACACCCTGGGCAACATCCATCGTGACGGTGCCGGTCTTGGGGTTCGGCATCAACCCTTTGGGCCCGAGGATACGGCCTATTTTACCGACCTGTCCCATCATATCGGGGGTTGCAATGACAATATCGAAATCGAGGTTGCCGTTTTGGATCTCTTCGACAAGATCCTCCGCTCCGACGACGTCGGCACCCGCCTCTTTCGCTTCGTCGGCTTTCGCACCCTTCGCGAAGACGGCGACACGGACGGTTTTGCCTGTTCCGTGGGGAAGGACGACGGCACCGCGGACCATCTGGTCCGCATGGCGGGGGTCGACGTTCAGGCGCAGTGCCAGTTCGACCGT
This genomic interval from Hydrogenimonas urashimensis contains the following:
- the rplA gene encoding 50S ribosomal protein L1, which produces MSKKLSKRVQKLLEKIDTNKTYSVEEATKLVKDLKSAKFDETVELALRLNVDPRHADQMVRGAVVLPHGTGKTVRVAVFAKGAKADEAKEAGADVVGAEDLVEEIQNGNLDFDIVIATPDMMGQVGKIGRILGPKGLMPNPKTGTVTMDVAQGVKNAKGGQVNFRVDKKGNIHAGIGKASFDAEKLAENLKAFVAAINRQKPAAAKGRYIQNAALSLTMSPSVKLDTNELMEIK